The Lathyrus oleraceus cultivar Zhongwan6 chromosome 5, CAAS_Psat_ZW6_1.0, whole genome shotgun sequence genome includes the window tatatatattatatatatatatatatatattatatatatatatatatagagagagagagagagagagagagagaggagagagagaggagagagagagagagaggagagagagagagagcgaggagagagagagaggagagtgagagagagagagagagagggagagagagagagagagagagagagagattaattactatacacgatcagtgtaaaaagttttacaccgtcggttcatcaccatcacccgcttgtattactttatagatttttaaaataaaactcAAACTTCTTTTAaatccaacgtctataattaactgatggtgtaaaacccttttacactgacagtatatttcaattaatcttatatatatatatatattataatatatatatatatatatataatatatataatatatatatatatatatatatataatatataatatatatgagattaattactatgccctgtcagtgtaaaaagttttacacaattgattcatcaccatcacccgtttgcattattttatagatttttaaaagaaaagtcaaacttgtttcaATATCCAACGGCTATGATTAATTGATGGTGTAAAATTCTTTTACAatgtcagtgtatttcaattaaatcctatatatatatatatatatatatatatatatatatatatatatatatatatatatatatatatataaagaatAAATAAGAGGTTCAACGATCAAAATACAAAAAACTCGAGGATGACACAAGAAGTAACAACTTCGGGGTCAGGAccaaagaagaaaaaaaacacaaaacaaaacaacaacaaaaattgCAACAATTAAGAAAATTACAAAATGCACCACCATAGAAAGAAAAAACAAATAGAGCATAGCCACAAAAACACATAGCAAATCAACATCAGGCAAAGCTAGAGCTCTCCAATTTGAAGACACCTGAAAAGAGTACCACAACCACAAAAGACGAAACAAAAACACATCTAATAGAGGTCGAATACGCTCACTCCTCTATCGGCTAAGAAGTAGGATAAGGTTCTCACGCCAGTCCGAGAAACCACAAGAGTTATCAGCGAACCTACCAAGATACCATTTCTAAGCCAAGAAAATTCTCATATCTCCCACATTCTTTGATGTCACCGAAGACCCACAAAAACTATATCTTTTCGAGTTTTCCAAATCGACCAAACAACGATATGTCAAATCATCCGCACCCCCTATAGACCTAGCATCCCTCGGTGAATGGATAAACAACTAAAAACGAGTCAAAATATCACTAGACAAAATAGCACACCACCCCATCCACCTGAAAATCCTATACCAAATAGAGGAAGCAACATCGCAGGTCACAAAGAGGTGAGAGGAAGACTCGATATACAGTGAGCAGAAGGGACAAGAAAAGATCCCAGCGGTTAAGGAGACATCCCTCTTAAGTAAGTTTTCTCTTGTAGGGATACGATCCTGAAGAAGTTGCCAAGAGAAAACAATTACTTTAGAGGGGGCCAACTACACCAAATATCCAGAAGAACTAAGTCAGAAGGGGTGGCCTGATGCCCTGGGGGAAAAGCACGGGCCAAAAGGCAATAGTAGACGGAAGCTACATATCTACACCCCATCTCTCGAGTTAAGCCACCTTCACTCACACTCATAACAGGAGGGGTGAAACCTCTAATCAAAGATTAAAGATCAAAGATCGCTAAAAATAGCCAActcaaaataaaaaagaagagGCCTTATCCACCTGAGATCCCAGACCTAAATACCCTTCTCTCAACTTCCAACCTCCCTAACAAATTTAGAGATTTGGTCCGAAATCAGAAAAATGCGAGGGAATCTATGACGCAGGGTGGAGTCCCCAACCCAGATATCCTCCAAAAAGGAAGTAAGGAGACCAGAACCAACTTTCAAGGAGAGACCATTCCAAAACCAGACAGTAGAATTGGTTACTCTAGAGCCTAGGAGGGAAATCCTCTCCACCAAGACGAAGCCAATCTAAGACGACCAACTTTCCCACCTAAAATAGAGGTCGTATGGGATGCACCTTATCTAACCACAATGATGTCTCACCAAATACCTGAAGCCCCCGAAAGCAGGCACCACCTCCACTTACGTAGGAAGGCCAAGTTGACTAACTGAAGGTCAAGAACTCCAAGGCCCCCTAACTTCTTAGACTTGCACACATCCGCCCACTTGACCCGGACAATCTTAGGCTGACCTTTCACTTCTTTCCAAAGAAACTTCCTCTGGATCTTCATTATCTTCTTCCAAACTTTAACATGCATCTTAAGAAAAGATAAGTAAAAGATAGGAATAACATTAAGGACGGAGCTAAGGAGGATGGATCTACCACACAGGAAGACATACTTACGCTTCCACGAAAGGAGTCTCCTAGAAACAATGTTAACAAAAGGTTCCCAAGTAGAAGTTAGGCGAGGATTAACTCCAACCGGGAACCCAAGATACTTGAAAGGGAAAGACTTCTTTCTATAGTGGAGAAACTCACAAGCAAGATCTAAGAAACCCTGATTAGAATTCACCCTAATAAGGGGGCTCTTTGCAAAGTTCACTCGAAGACCAAAGACAAGTTCGAATCCACGGAGAATAGCCTTAATGGTCCAGAGGTTATCAATAATAGCAGAATAATCGTGTCATCAGCATATTAAAGATGGGAGATCACTAAGTCCGAGTATCCAAGTGTATAATTGTGTCTTCTCATAATTCTAACCCAAATAAATGCTTCATTTGTGTAGCTGATATATCTTAAACCAAGTTTGTCTTCTATCATAGAAGAACAAACTttatgaaagaaaaaaaaaaactatcacaaatttaaataaattttCTAATCCATTTATTCACCTCTTTGATTCAAGATGCAAATCAAGTAAATATGTTATAGCTATAAGTGTACGTGTTGTTGTGATTCACATTCTTTaaaaaaatctaattaaattTAAAACATTCTTTAATAGGTTGATCAAATTTACATTCATTAGAAATATTCTATTGGAGAGCTGACATACATGTAATTTTTCAGTTTCCTTTGCCCTTTGCCCTTCAATAATTTGTCACACACATTTTCTTTTAGTCATATAACAAGAAGTAGAAAGCCATTAAATAATATGCAACCCCCTAATTCAATGTAAAGGGAATTCCAATCCCTTGTCTAGATTAGGATATGCAAAAGACACATTGACACACAATTAATCAGTTTTCTTTAATTTGTCACGATCCATGCACAGTTGTGACACACTTTGGATGCACTTCATAGCCACATTGAAGACACTGATAAGCCCAATTAGACCCTTGCTCATCACAAACACAACAAATAAAGGGTCCTCCACCATTTCCATCAGACACTAAATTAAGTCCATGATGGTGCCCCTCATGATGCACCAAATTTGGAAGATCCTTAGCCTCTTCTTCAAGTTGTTTCTCTAGCTGCTCCACTTTTGTAGCAGTGAAAGGGTAAGCATTTTCTTGGTACAAATTTATCAAGTTTCTTCCATGTATTGTTATTGTTTTACCATTAGGACCTATAATTACCAAACAAGGTATCCCTTGTATATCAAAATGTCTTGCAAGGTTCTTTATCTCCGGGTCACCAAAAGGTAATGCTAACCAAGGCATGGTGTTGTAGTAAGAGTCGAAAGATTCTTGGTCGCGGTCATTAGAAACAAGCACAATTTCAAAACCTTCTTCATTATCTTCTTTTTCAGCTATCTCTTGCTTGATTTTCTGATAAACAGATATCAATTTGGGAGTGAATTTGGTGCATGGGACACACCATCCAGCTGAAAAGTATAGTCCAATAGTTTTGCCTACTAAAGAAGTAACAGGTACCTGAAAAAAAAACCCAACAATATACGTCTTTGTCTAAATAAATAAATTAGGTTAGAACAATAACTAGTAACAAAAAGAGACAAAATGCAAAACACAAACATTGGTTAAATGCGTTTATGTCTACGACTACATAGCATACCATTTGTAGTtccatgaattagggtttcaataTTACTGGTCATATATATAATGCAACGAGTCTAACGCGCATTTAGGCCAAACGCAAGGGCAAGGAGCGGAGGAGGCCTCGCGTCGCAACGCTATCTCGTCTCCTCCGCTCCTCCGCACCACTCTTGTGTGGCTATGAGCCATTCTTAACAAATTAATATAGCATAAAAGAAGTTGAATGCTTACATAATATAATAAGTTGAATAGTGGAAAACAGTAGCATGCAAATGAGTAAGATGAACGAAACATTCTACCTGTGTGAGTAATCCATTTGTGTGACTGAAAACATAATCTCTATTATTGTTTCCTAGCAAATTAGCTAGAGTTTGATTCTCAAGCTTCTCCCTCTCAGCATCATGCAATTCCTCCAACCTCTCTTTACTAAACGGAAAAGCTTGAACGCCGTATCGATAAATAAGCTCAACACCATCGCGAAGTGTAGCTTCACCTTTACTATCATCAGGTTGCAACATAACCAAACACGGAATACCTTCGACTTCGTACTTTCTGTTCAATGCTTTCTTTGTTTCTAAATCAGAGAAAGGAACTGCAAGCCATGGCATGTTTTGGTAGAATCCATTAAAAGCATCTAAATCTTCATCAGAAGATACATAAACTATTTCAAAGGAAGGGATATTTGTTTTCAGTTGTTGGTATATTCCAATGAGCAACTGGGTGAATCCACGACATGGTGGGTACCAGTTGGCAGCGAATAATAATCCCACTACTTTTCCTTCAAGTTCTGAAACTTTAACCTTTGGAATCAAATATAAATGAAATTAGAGTTCTAAAATTACATAAGAAGATACTAGTAAGAAGAGAATAGAATTATGAGAGGGACATGCCACCAAAATGACCCACTTTTTAGGGGGTAATGGGACACGTGTATAGAACTAAAGGTATTTGATAGGACACTTGTCCTTCGTTTGAGAAGTTTGATTCTTCACGACTGCTTAACAATGAAAGTGACTGCCAACATTTGGCACATGTGTATGTGTAGCTCGTGAATGCTTGCCATCTAGCATATGAATTCAAAAAATCTtctaactaactaactaactcCTAAGCTAACAAGAATAAGAATGTATCTAAGCTAAcaagaatatatatatatttactGTTGGTCAATTTAGTTAATTTACTGGGAAGTAGAGCCTTTTAAAAAAGTTTTACTATTCAACTTGAAGTTAATTTTAGTTTTCTATGGTCACTCTCAAAAATTTGAATATGTGTCTATAAATAAAAATAACTATCATCTTGCAAATCGATTTTATAAagtattttataaaaataatttaagaTCAATTTATATTTGTTAACATGATACCATAACTCTACGTCACAATATTGTAGCAGATTACAATTTAAAATTATAGTTTAAGTGATACTTAATTTCTAAAAGCCCTAGAACTTGTGGAATTTctaaaaaaaaaattttaaaattgCAAGAGATCCTAACCAAAACAAAAATCAGAAGCATTAACAAGTAGCTGCACTAGAAAGAAAAAGAGGAGAAAAAACCTGAGCTCCAGTTGAAGATAGAAGAAAATCACGATCCTTGGAAGCAAGAAGATGCGAGAATTTACAGCTCGAGAGTTCTTCTTCTTCCACAAAGTTTCCATTATTAATCACCACAGTTTCAACTCCTTTCTTCATCTCCATCTTCATGAAAAGAgattattgttattattatatttaaGAGTGAAGAAATGAAAGAAGCAAAACGCAAGAAGAGTCTGTGATAGTATAATAAGTACTAGTACAGTATTGATTGATTGAGTCACTCACAGAACGACACATATGGGAGTATTCATTAGAATCATATTCTTTCCACATCGTTATGCGGCCACAAACAACACCTTCACACGTAGCATACCCTAGAGATAATACTAGTATACAACGCATCCACATGAA containing:
- the LOC127083836 gene encoding probable nucleoredoxin 2 isoform X1, whose product is MWMRCILVLSLGYATCEGVVCGRITMWKEYDSNEYSHMCRSMEMKKGVETVVINNGNFVEEEELSSCKFSHLLASKDRDFLLSSTGAQVKVSELEGKVVGLLFAANWYPPCRGFTQLLIGIYQQLKTNIPSFEIVYVSSDEDLDAFNGFYQNMPWLAVPFSDLETKKALNRKYEVEGIPCLVMLQPDDSKGEATLRDGVELIYRYGVQAFPFSKERLEELHDAEREKLENQTLANLLGNNNRDYVFSHTNGLLTQVPVTSLVGKTIGLYFSAGWCVPCTKFTPKLISVYQKIKQEIAEKEDNEEGFEIVLVSNDRDQESFDSYYNTMPWLALPFGDPEIKNLARHFDIQGIPCLVIIGPNGKTITIHGRNLINLYQENAYPFTATKVEQLEKQLEEEAKDLPNLVHHEGHHHGLNLVSDGNGGGPFICCVCDEQGSNWAYQCLQCGYEVHPKCVTTVHGS
- the LOC127083836 gene encoding probable nucleoredoxin 2 isoform X2; translation: MEMKKGVETVVINNGNFVEEEELSSCKFSHLLASKDRDFLLSSTGAQVKVSELEGKVVGLLFAANWYPPCRGFTQLLIGIYQQLKTNIPSFEIVYVSSDEDLDAFNGFYQNMPWLAVPFSDLETKKALNRKYEVEGIPCLVMLQPDDSKGEATLRDGVELIYRYGVQAFPFSKERLEELHDAEREKLENQTLANLLGNNNRDYVFSHTNGLLTQVPVTSLVGKTIGLYFSAGWCVPCTKFTPKLISVYQKIKQEIAEKEDNEEGFEIVLVSNDRDQESFDSYYNTMPWLALPFGDPEIKNLARHFDIQGIPCLVIIGPNGKTITIHGRNLINLYQENAYPFTATKVEQLEKQLEEEAKDLPNLVHHEGHHHGLNLVSDGNGGGPFICCVCDEQGSNWAYQCLQCGYEVHPKCVTTVHGS